The nucleotide sequence AAGGAGCCAAAGTCTTTGTTACAGGAGATAGAGTGATTGGCCGTAATCAGGCTAAACGGGTGTCAGACCCCACAGTCCTTTCCCGCATTCAGGAAGAATACAGAGATAAGGTTCTGGAGATCGATTGTAAAAAACTGGGAATACAAGTAGCGCCCATTCGTCCGTCCGGCTTTGGACGTAAATCGCTTCCTGCCTGGTCCGAATTGATTATTGATGGTAAATTGACCAATCTTTCGAGGTGGCCCAATGATTCTACGGTATTAATTGGAGAGGTGCTTGTTGCCGGAGATGATAAGGATAAAGTAGCTGGAAAATTGCCTGTTTTTAAATATAAGGAAAATCGCCCGAAAGCGTGGAAAGAGGTGCAAGACCTGTGGATAAGTGGTTATTTTGGATGGGGATATGCCGATGATATGATTCCTGTCCAACGAATAGACACTGCTAAAGCAACGATTTATGCGGGGATGTTTACAACCTATCATTTTATGACCGGAACAGATTTCAGAAGATGGTATGCACTTAACTTAATCGAAGAAATTGATCAGGAATATGATTATGTGATTGATTCGCGCCACGAAAAACTTTACTTTTTACCTCCCGGAGGTGGCTTTTCGACCTTACGGCTAACCAGCCTGGAAAGTCCTTTGATTGCCGTTGAATCGTGCAATAATGTAACCATTGAGGGCATTACCCTTGAGAATAGCCGGGGTATAGGTGTCTATATGGATAACACCGAAAATGTGCTAATTAAAGGATGTACGATCCGGAACGTAGGAAATGTGGGCGTGTGTATTGGGAAAGGTACAAATTCGCCCGATAATGCAACCGTAAAACCTCACTCCATGGAGGCCGGAGGTAAATTAACAGGTAGAATTATTGGTGATATGATGGGTAAAATATATGAAAATACGATTCTAAACAGAGAGGCAGGTCGCAACAATGGCATTAAGGATTGCTACATTTATAATACCGGAGCCGGTGGAGTAAATATCAGCGGAGGAGACCGGGTAACTTTAACCCGGGGTGATAATTTTGTAGAGAATAGTAAAATATCGAACTACAACAGAATTGAAAAATCGTACCGTCCGGGTGTTTGGATGGATGGAGTAGGTAATAGAGTAACCAAGTGTGATATATTTAATGCTCCCAGTATGGCCATTCTTTTTCACGGAAACGAGCATGTTATCGAGTTGTGCAAGATAACAGATGTGTGTAAAGAGGTTGACGATCAGGGTGCAATTTATTATGGACGCGATCCGTCGGAACAAGGAAACATCATACGTTACAACTATTTTTACAGACTTAGTCCCCGCCACAGGGTAACAGCCACTTATCACGATGATGGGGCTTGTGGAAGCGAGGTTTATGGAAATATCTATCATCAGGCAGGCTCTCTTCCCGTATTAATTGGAGGGGGGAAAGATCATAATTACTACAACAATATTTTTATGGAGTCGCCCACAGCTATTCATTTAGATAACCGGATGCAAAACTGGGGAACCGGAATGGTAGCGAAGGGTGGGATTGTTGACGTGAGACTTGAAGCGGTTAACTTTACAAAGCCTCCTTATAGTGTAGCATATCCTAAGCTTGTAAATTACTGGACAGAGGATCCATCGCAACCGCAAAGAAATACCATTCACGGAAATCTGTTTTATAAAATAAATAATTTCGTGCATGGAAACACCTCTTGGGGTGAATTTTGGAATAACTGGATCACAAACGAAAATCCTGGCTTTGTTGATCCTCAAAATCCATTGAAAGGATTTAAAGAGGGGGCTGAGATATTTAAGCGTATTGAAGGTTTTAAAGATATTCCCTATTCGGAAATAGGATCGACCATTCAATAAGCGGCTGTTTAAACTGATGAGAATAAAAAGAGCCGGTGATAATCGATTGTCACCGGCTTTCTTTATTTCACTTGTTTTTGATCTTATTATAAACGGACTGTTATCTTTCCGTAACAAGGAGTAACGTCCAGTGCTTTGCAGTAGTCACCCCAGGCTATTTCAGGATAGTCCCACCGGTTGTTTATGTACAGAACCAGTTGCTCGTCTTTAAGTTTGTTGAGGCGGCAGGCTAGTTCTCCGGAAGGGGATACTATCTGTACCTTCCCTTTGTTTGCTTCGCCCGAAAGAACATACGAGTAGGTGTTTTCTTTCATCCCCTTGGCAACCTGTGTAAGCGGTTTCTTGCAATCGGCTCCGGCATCAGCGAAGTAGTAATAATTATGGGTATCGTATTCCCATGCCTGACGGGGTTCTTCTCCGTACTTTACAACGGTCTTGTTATACAGAGGCGTTTTTCCTTTGGGAGC is from uncultured Macellibacteroides sp. and encodes:
- a CDS encoding right-handed parallel beta-helix repeat-containing protein, producing MKYSLLILLVGAAVVCQAQTTLPVKPGNRSVENALKKASYLEGDVVLELSGGVYRTDKTIGVSKGKWSSLTIKNKKGAKVFVTGDRVIGRNQAKRVSDPTVLSRIQEEYRDKVLEIDCKKLGIQVAPIRPSGFGRKSLPAWSELIIDGKLTNLSRWPNDSTVLIGEVLVAGDDKDKVAGKLPVFKYKENRPKAWKEVQDLWISGYFGWGYADDMIPVQRIDTAKATIYAGMFTTYHFMTGTDFRRWYALNLIEEIDQEYDYVIDSRHEKLYFLPPGGGFSTLRLTSLESPLIAVESCNNVTIEGITLENSRGIGVYMDNTENVLIKGCTIRNVGNVGVCIGKGTNSPDNATVKPHSMEAGGKLTGRIIGDMMGKIYENTILNREAGRNNGIKDCYIYNTGAGGVNISGGDRVTLTRGDNFVENSKISNYNRIEKSYRPGVWMDGVGNRVTKCDIFNAPSMAILFHGNEHVIELCKITDVCKEVDDQGAIYYGRDPSEQGNIIRYNYFYRLSPRHRVTATYHDDGACGSEVYGNIYHQAGSLPVLIGGGKDHNYYNNIFMESPTAIHLDNRMQNWGTGMVAKGGIVDVRLEAVNFTKPPYSVAYPKLVNYWTEDPSQPQRNTIHGNLFYKINNFVHGNTSWGEFWNNWITNENPGFVDPQNPLKGFKEGAEIFKRIEGFKDIPYSEIGSTIQ